A segment of the Acidobacteriota bacterium genome:
GGATCATGTGTTGAAGGCCGGTCATGAAGCCCTGGATGCCGGGCAGACACGCTATACGGCGACGCCCGGAATCGCCGAGCTCCGAGAAGCGATCTGCGACGATGTCGAGTCGACCCATGGTCTGCGTTACTCGCCCGGGCAAGTCCTGGTTTCGCCGGGTGCCAAGGCCAGTCTCTACTTCGCGTTGATGACCCTGGTCGACGAGGGGGATGAAGTGCTGCTTCCCTCTCCGTTCTGGGTTTCGTACCCCGAACAGATCCGTCTGTTCGGCGGCAAGGTGGTGACCGTCCCGTGCGATGAGGCCAGGGGATTCGCGTTAAGCGTCGAGGATCTCGCGGCCAGGTGTAGCGATCGCACGAAGGTTCTGATTCTCAACTACCCGTCGAATCCGACCGGTGCCGGATTCGATCGCGCCGCGCTGAAGGCGATCGCGGATTTCTGTCTCGAACGGAAGATCTGGGTCGTCGCCGATGAGATCTACTCGAAGCTGGTGTATGACGGTCGACCGTTCGTCAGCATCGTCGCCGCCGAACCGCGTATGCGAGACCAGACGGTTCTCATCGATGGCATGAGCAAGACGTTTTCAATGACCGGTTGGCGAGTCGGTTACGCGCTTGCGCCGGAGGACGTCGCCAAGGGCATGACCCGGGCCCAGAGTCACAGCACCAGCAATGCGACATCCATCTCGCAATGGGCCAGCGTCCGTGCCATGCGTGGCGATCGAGGCTGGCTCGATCGGCGGGTGGCTGCATTCCAGGAACGACGGGACGCAATCGTCACGAGGCTTCGCGCGATCGAGGGCGTCGAGTGCGTGCGTCCCGACGGCGCGTTCTATGCCTTCCCCAACGTCTCTGCGCGGTTTACGGGCGCCATCGATAGTGGTGCCGCCATGGCGGAGTTTCTACTGAAGGATGCGGAGGTCGCGGTCGTTCCCGGCGATGCGTTCGGGTCGCCGGCCCACTTGCGGTGCTCGTACGCCGATAGCCTCGAGAGGATTCACGAGGGTATGGACCGAGTGGAGCGAGCGCTAGGCACGCTCTAGAGCTACTGGAGGTCCTCTGGGCCCGGGACCATCGGTAGCGATTCGCGCTGCTGCCGAGTCACGTACGTTCGATGAGTTCCGGGGATCACCACCTGGCTCTTGCCGCGTGTCTTCTGGTTTCGAAGCTCGCTCTGAGCCTGTCGTAGTTGTTTCAGTTGCCGCGAGTAGGTCTCGCCCAGCGCATCGAATTTGCTGCGGATCGCCTGCACCTTGGCCTTGGCATCCTGGGTGTTGGCGCGGATGCTCTCTTCCCGGGTGAACGCCTCGTCGAGGGCCTTGATGTACGGTGTCGCATCGGCGTCCAGTGAGATGCCCTTGGACGAGAAGAGCTGTCGAACCTGATTCACGAAGGGAGCCGTCGCGCCGGTCATCTTCGCGAGGCAGTTGATCTGTTCCGCAATCGTCTTGGGTTCGAAGTCCATGTTGGGGCCTTTCCTTCTCTACTCACCTAAGGGGGTACGGACAAAAAAGGGCCGGTCAACGGACGATCCTGTGATCGGTTGGGGGTTGCTGCTCGAAAATCGACGTTATCCACGAGGATCGAGAGAACCCCGAATTCTCCACCCGAGAGATTGTCGGGTCTGCTAATCTCGGTTCGAAGGCCCGTTGGGCGGGAGGAACGCATGGGATCGCGCAAGAGAGGATCGCGAGACAACGAGGGCGGCGATCCGCTGGTCGTCGGTCAGCGACTACGGCATCGTGGCAGCGACCGCGTGGGAGAGATCCAGGACGTGGCCAGCCAGTTCACCCACCCGAAAGCGAAGCCGGTCTATTCGTACCTGGTTCGTTGGGACGATGGCAACGTCGAGGCGATCTCCGAGGGCGCGTTCACGGTGACCCGTGATGTCGAGT
Coding sequences within it:
- a CDS encoding pyridoxal phosphate-dependent aminotransferase — protein: MISSRVRGIGMSATLRISALAAQMRADGRDVLDFSAGQPDFPTPDHVLKAGHEALDAGQTRYTATPGIAELREAICDDVESTHGLRYSPGQVLVSPGAKASLYFALMTLVDEGDEVLLPSPFWVSYPEQIRLFGGKVVTVPCDEARGFALSVEDLAARCSDRTKVLILNYPSNPTGAGFDRAALKAIADFCLERKIWVVADEIYSKLVYDGRPFVSIVAAEPRMRDQTVLIDGMSKTFSMTGWRVGYALAPEDVAKGMTRAQSHSTSNATSISQWASVRAMRGDRGWLDRRVAAFQERRDAIVTRLRAIEGVECVRPDGAFYAFPNVSARFTGAIDSGAAMAEFLLKDAEVAVVPGDAFGSPAHLRCSYADSLERIHEGMDRVERALGTL